GAAACTGGCGTTTCGTTGATGGCGATCGCGCCGTTGGATGCGATCGTGACCGTGAGTTCTGGGGCGGGTTGCGATTTCGCCGTGCCAGCTTGAGGCAGGTTGACACTCAACCCCTCAGCGCGGGTCAGATACAGTGTCGAGATGATGAAGAACGCTAATATCGAAAATATTACGTCGATGGTGGGAACGAGGTTAATTCCGAATGGTGGGTCTGACTCAGCGGGTAGACGCATAGTTGGGCTGACCCCCTTTCTCGTGGTAGCGGCGGTACAGCAGTTCGAGCTGACCGCCGTACTCTTGAATTAGCGCCAGCTGGCGCTGGTAAAACCCGCGAAAAAGATTTGCAAACACCAACGTAAAAATGGCAACCACCAACCCCATGACCGTCGAGACCAGCGCTTCGCTGATGCCTCCGGTCACAACTGTGGTGCTTTCGCCGCCGACATCGCCAATCTGCAGCGCTGAGAACGAAGCGATCAAACCAAGGATTGTCCCGAGCAAACCCAGCAACGGGGCAATGCTGATGATGGTCTCGAACATAGTCGAAGAGCGTTTCAGTGTCGGAATTTCAGCTTGAGCAGCGCTTTCGAGGGCAAGGCGAAACTCCTCCGCGGTCGGGCGATCGAGTTCGAGGGCCTCTAGGAAAATGCGCGCGATCGGCAGGCTGGCTTGTTTCCGCAAGCGCTGGACGGCAACGTGTGGATCATTCGGGTAGATGCGCAGGATGTCGCGGGCGACGCGGGGTTGGCGGCGGTTTACGCGGCCCCAAAAAATTAGTCGCTCGACGATTAACGCCACAGAGATAATCGAAGCTCCCAGTAAAGGGTACGCCACGATCCCCCCAGCAGTCAGAAAGTTATCGATCTCCATTCCATACACTCGGGTCATCTTGCACGAGAAATCGCCCGAGCGGACCCGAGCGCGCTGTAAAAAGAGAAGCTATTTCATCCCTCCATCATTCAAACACAAAGTTACGAAAGATTTTCAAGAAGATGGGAAATTGGTTACACGCAAGAAGTTCCTGCCAAGCCCTACCATTGCGCCTCGATCGCAGTTAACCCGCTACCCCCCCTAAGCGAGCATCTGCATCAAATCCAGTCTTGGAGGATATTACAAGCCTGTGAATTACTGATTCAGAGGCGCCGTCGCTGTTGATGGAAGTAGCGTTGCCTTCTAAATCCTGCTGAAATTATTAGAATTCAGTTTCAATTATTATGAATGACCTAGCCCTGCGTCTCGGGAGAGCAGCGAGCGATGGAGGCGCGGCTAATGGAGGATTGTTCGGGTTCGGCTTTGCAGACTCGACACCCAGCTGGGTAAGCTGCCTTTG
The window above is part of the Rubidibacter lacunae KORDI 51-2 genome. Proteins encoded here:
- a CDS encoding ExbD/TolR family protein; this encodes MRLPAESDPPFGINLVPTIDVIFSILAFFIISTLYLTRAEGLSVNLPQAGTAKSQPAPELTVTIASNGAIAINETPVSLADLTARVSVLLVPDADTLIVINADEAVPHGRVVSVMDRLRELDRVQLAIATKPPDDSR
- a CDS encoding MotA/TolQ/ExbB proton channel family protein, which gives rise to MEIDNFLTAGGIVAYPLLGASIISVALIVERLIFWGRVNRRQPRVARDILRIYPNDPHVAVQRLRKQASLPIARIFLEALELDRPTAEEFRLALESAAQAEIPTLKRSSTMFETIISIAPLLGLLGTILGLIASFSALQIGDVGGESTTVVTGGISEALVSTVMGLVVAIFTLVFANLFRGFYQRQLALIQEYGGQLELLYRRYHEKGGQPNYASTR